In Deinococcus detaillensis, the following proteins share a genomic window:
- a CDS encoding HD domain-containing phosphohydrolase gives MGNAWVERTGERALIRRTQPLPPFGHAPENLTFETQCQAFENAVQALITAAPQQALSVASDYLRFTEGQGLAQARSHLLLGQVQIEIRELLAALQSLERAAADFSADEDALGAAQAHNLAGEICSNLGSLDDAETHLNAAIAQVKGSDDPAGQQLHATALNHLAGVYHARGQVDDALKASQAALALWISLGDVQAQARVLSNIGNIQTWQGQYDTAVSTLRRAYHLHQTAIENPRSEAFILSSLGRLHHLNDENALAIEVTQAALAAANRCDDELMKARITLNLGTFYLDGDQFSEAAAHLEQALEISQANNYRLEEASVLDSLGSLRTKQGDLPEAQALHQAALEIALETGDEQGQLDAHLHLGQVQHALSENAAAEANLGRSLELAQQQHAPKELAQAHLALADLFETRGEWTQTALHLRALRSTERDLFSQQRERQVRKFMVQFEVERARHETDVYRLRTEVEQDARQAAEQLVTERTSELARAQHEVVTRLAMAAEYRDDTTGEHTRRVGRSAARLAQALGWPEERAQVLGIAARLHDVGKIGIPDTILLKPGKLSQEEYSQMQTHTLIGARILSGGQSELLRLAEEIALTHHERWDGQGYPQGLSSDGIPLTGRIVAVADVFDALTQARPYKRAWSAEEALREVQAQAGKHFDPQVVEVALQVLTEESSARHDPDLSSEARFMPGEDASHMLAVFEQLLVERSRELDVARREAEQVARQMERMALTDSLTQLPNRRAFEADLEAKCAGQPQDGTSMFVMSLDLGGLKLINDAQGHAAGDRLLTAFARCTAEAFAPLGGVYRLGGDEFAVIGAAPFHTPALLERLTGALDAVRAAGFEAASASCGVAWLPHDAQTSGDLLRVSDRRMYRQKASRQLSTVN, from the coding sequence ATGGGTAACGCTTGGGTGGAGCGAACTGGGGAGCGGGCCTTGATCCGCCGCACCCAGCCGCTTCCCCCCTTCGGACACGCGCCGGAAAACCTGACCTTTGAAACGCAGTGCCAGGCCTTCGAGAACGCGGTGCAGGCGCTGATCACCGCCGCGCCTCAGCAGGCCCTGTCGGTGGCAAGCGATTATCTACGCTTCACAGAGGGCCAAGGATTGGCGCAGGCCCGCAGTCACCTGCTGCTCGGTCAGGTGCAAATCGAAATCCGTGAACTGCTTGCCGCCTTGCAGAGCTTGGAGCGGGCCGCTGCCGATTTTTCGGCAGATGAAGACGCGCTCGGTGCGGCGCAGGCGCACAATCTGGCAGGCGAAATCTGCTCGAATCTGGGCAGTTTAGACGACGCCGAGACCCATCTGAACGCAGCCATTGCTCAGGTAAAGGGCAGTGACGATCCGGCCGGGCAGCAACTGCACGCCACTGCGCTTAACCATTTGGCCGGCGTTTACCACGCACGCGGACAAGTAGACGACGCACTGAAAGCATCACAAGCGGCTCTTGCGCTTTGGATCAGCTTGGGCGATGTTCAGGCCCAGGCAAGAGTCTTAAGTAATATCGGCAATATCCAAACTTGGCAGGGCCAGTACGACACTGCCGTATCGACTCTACGGCGAGCTTACCATTTGCATCAGACGGCCATTGAAAATCCCAGATCCGAAGCATTTATCTTAAGTAGTTTGGGGCGTCTCCACCACCTCAATGACGAGAATGCTCTGGCCATTGAAGTGACACAGGCGGCTCTAGCGGCTGCCAATCGCTGCGATGACGAATTGATGAAAGCCCGAATCACCTTGAACTTGGGCACCTTTTACCTTGATGGCGATCAATTCTCTGAGGCCGCCGCCCACTTAGAACAGGCGCTTGAAATCAGTCAAGCAAACAATTACCGGCTAGAGGAGGCGTCTGTTCTCGACAGTCTGGGCAGTCTGCGGACCAAGCAGGGCGACCTTCCGGAAGCCCAAGCCCTGCATCAAGCGGCCTTGGAGATAGCCCTGGAGACTGGTGACGAGCAGGGCCAACTCGACGCTCACTTGCACCTAGGGCAAGTGCAGCACGCTCTTAGCGAAAATGCAGCGGCGGAGGCAAACCTCGGGCGCAGCTTAGAACTCGCCCAGCAGCAGCACGCCCCGAAAGAACTGGCTCAAGCACACTTGGCGTTGGCCGATTTGTTTGAGACCCGGGGCGAGTGGACGCAGACCGCGCTTCATCTACGGGCACTGCGCTCCACCGAGCGCGACCTTTTTAGCCAGCAACGCGAGCGGCAAGTTCGCAAGTTCATGGTGCAGTTTGAAGTCGAGCGTGCCCGGCACGAAACCGACGTTTACCGTCTGCGAACCGAGGTCGAGCAAGACGCTCGGCAAGCCGCTGAGCAGCTGGTGACGGAGCGCACCTCGGAACTGGCCCGCGCCCAGCACGAGGTCGTGACCCGCCTAGCAATGGCCGCCGAGTACCGCGACGACACCACCGGCGAGCATACCCGCCGGGTAGGGCGCTCGGCGGCCCGCCTGGCGCAGGCGCTGGGTTGGCCCGAGGAACGTGCTCAGGTGCTGGGCATCGCCGCCCGCCTGCACGATGTCGGCAAGATCGGTATTCCCGATACCATCTTGCTCAAGCCGGGCAAATTGAGCCAAGAAGAATACAGCCAGATGCAGACCCATACTCTGATCGGCGCACGTATTTTGTCGGGCGGGCAATCCGAGTTGCTGCGGCTGGCTGAAGAAATCGCCCTGACCCACCACGAACGCTGGGACGGCCAAGGCTATCCGCAGGGACTGTCCAGCGACGGCATTCCGCTGACGGGCCGGATCGTGGCGGTGGCCGACGTGTTTGACGCCTTGACTCAGGCTCGGCCCTACAAACGGGCTTGGAGCGCTGAAGAAGCGCTGCGGGAAGTGCAGGCACAGGCAGGCAAGCATTTCGATCCTCAGGTGGTAGAAGTGGCCCTGCAGGTGCTGACCGAGGAGAGTAGCGCCCGGCATGACCCTGACCTGAGTAGTGAAGCCAGATTTATGCCCGGCGAGGATGCCAGCCACATGCTGGCGGTGTTCGAGCAGCTGCTGGTCGAGCGCAGCCGCGAGCTGGACGTGGCCCGCCGTGAGGCGGAGCAGGTCGCCCGGCAGATGGAGCGTATGGCGCTGACCGACAGCCTGACCCAGTTACCCAACCGCCGCGCCTTTGAGGCCGACTTGGAAGCGAAATGCGCTGGGCAGCCACAAGACGGAACTAGCATGTTCGTGATGTCTCTTGACCTGGGCGGCCTCAAACTGATCAACGACGCGCAGGGACACGCCGCTGGAGACCGCCTGCTCACTGCTTTTGCACGCTGCACCGCTGAGGCATTTGCTCCGCTGGGCGGGGTCTACCGGCTGGGCGGCGATGAGTTCGCGGTGATCGGCGCGGCCCCTTTTCACACACCAGCGTTGCTGGAGCGGCTGACTGGGGCACTGGACGCGGTTCGCGCCGCCGGGTTCGAGGCCGCCAGTGCCAGTTGCGGCGTCGCTTGGCTGCCACATGACGCGCAGACATCCGGTGATTTGCTGCGCGTCAGTGACCGGCGGATGTACCGCCAGAAAGCGAGTCGGCAGCTCAGTACCGTCAACTAA
- a CDS encoding Mu transposase domain-containing protein, protein MPETIVPDNLKSGVTHPSRYEPDLNRAYAEFAEYYGVAFLPARVRKPKDKALVELHVQIIERRLLTPLRNQVYFSVAAANEALWPLLQELNLKPFQKRPGSRFELFTELDQPALRSLPAQPFEIANWKRTTVGLDYHVELAGHHYSVPYRHAKTSVDLRLTPNLVEVFLNSVRIAVHHRVLDASSTHIRQTTLKEHMPPHHQRVGEWTPQRLRTRADEVGPGTVQLVEALLTAGHPPEQCQRSCQGLFKLAQAYGAERLEAGRRAQARPFCPRRRVLPGSVLAGLQLPQRGIHSQAPPGRTFTRAGRSGTTGGRPRQRARTRLLPLGINRDPGGAR, encoded by the coding sequence GTGCCCGAAACCATCGTGCCCGACAACCTCAAGTCGGGCGTGACCCACCCCAGCCGCTACGAACCGGATCTCAACCGCGCATACGCCGAATTCGCCGAATATTACGGCGTTGCGTTTCTTCCAGCCCGGGTCCGCAAGCCCAAAGACAAGGCCCTGGTGGAATTACACGTACAGATCATCGAGCGGCGACTGCTGACCCCGCTGCGGAACCAGGTCTACTTCAGCGTGGCGGCCGCCAATGAGGCCCTGTGGCCGCTGTTGCAGGAACTCAATCTTAAACCCTTTCAGAAGCGGCCTGGAAGCCGCTTCGAACTGTTCACCGAGCTGGATCAGCCCGCGCTGCGCTCCCTCCCGGCCCAGCCTTTCGAGATTGCCAACTGGAAGCGCACCACCGTCGGGCTCGACTACCACGTCGAACTGGCGGGACACCATTACAGCGTGCCGTACCGGCACGCGAAGACGTCGGTCGATCTGCGACTCACGCCCAATCTGGTCGAGGTGTTCCTGAATAGCGTGCGGATCGCGGTGCACCACCGGGTGCTAGACGCGTCCAGCACCCATATCCGGCAGACCACCTTGAAGGAACACATGCCGCCCCACCATCAGCGCGTCGGTGAGTGGACGCCCCAGCGCCTCCGGACGCGTGCCGATGAGGTCGGTCCCGGCACAGTGCAGTTGGTCGAGGCGCTGCTGACCGCTGGGCACCCTCCAGAACAGTGCCAGAGGTCCTGCCAGGGACTGTTCAAGCTCGCACAGGCGTACGGCGCTGAGCGGCTGGAAGCGGGCAGGCGTGCTCAAGCGCGTCCGTTCTGCCCAAGACGCCGCGTGCTGCCGGGCAGTGTTCTTGCAGGCCTACAGCTACCGCAGCGTGGAATCCATTCTCAAGCACCACCTGGACGAACTTTCACTCGCGCCGGAAGATCCGGCACCACGGGTGGTCGACCACGCCAACGTGCGCGGACCCGCTTATTACCGCTAGGAATCAACCGAGATCCCGGTGGCGCTCGCTGA
- a CDS encoding transposase — MKAGTFTEEQIIALLQDAQKGAKTVEELCRDLGCSTASFYLWKRRYGDASVVEAKWLRRLERENDRLLKIVGQQHLEIEGLWEVLAKKR, encoded by the coding sequence ATGAAAGCAGGAACATTCACCGAAGAGCAGATCATCGCCCTCCTTCAAGATGCCCAGAAGGGTGCAAAGACCGTAGAGGAGCTGTGCCGTGACCTCGGATGCAGTACCGCGTCCTTTTACCTCTGGAAGAGACGCTACGGGGACGCCAGTGTCGTCGAAGCCAAATGGCTTCGACGGCTGGAACGTGAGAACGACCGACTCCTGAAGATCGTGGGGCAACAGCACCTGGAGATCGAAGGCCTGTGGGAGGTCTTGGCAAAAAAACGTTAG
- a CDS encoding S8 family serine peptidase — protein MSTANLPGHSAPRYDYVVSVPLEAGDSRTALETQLGGTVVTWPGNDCLGETDCVALLGFNRSPAAMQALSSTATRPVFIERNKDVFSGGGALTASMGGSRSVWASGDIQAWSGGSRSVWASGEYSFLPQNTALWTKINLQAAQALAPNLGAGVTVAVIDTGLDLNHSAFQGSLSDPSTWYDFYAGDTVPQDEGTLGTGGYGHGTNVAGIVLQIASGAKIMPLRVLGPDGSGDVSAIAQAILWAAAKGANIINLSLGSTEKSKVVQDAINKVTAKNVMVVSSAGNANSNKITYPAALAADDNAADFSLSVGSVDLSDRKSSFSNYSDKLEVVGPGENVYAPAPGELMAAWSGTSMAAPMASGSLALALGQPLKVQLKDLENTLISSADDVYANDLNKAYKGKLGEKGRLNLTAFLRASLK, from the coding sequence ATGAGCACTGCCAATTTGCCTGGTCACAGTGCGCCGCGTTACGACTACGTGGTTTCGGTGCCGCTAGAGGCCGGAGACAGCCGCACAGCGCTGGAAACTCAGCTCGGCGGCACCGTCGTCACTTGGCCCGGTAACGACTGCCTGGGCGAAACCGATTGCGTGGCCTTACTCGGCTTCAACCGCTCGCCCGCCGCTATGCAGGCGCTCAGCAGCACCGCCACCCGCCCAGTCTTTATTGAGCGCAACAAAGATGTGTTCAGCGGCGGCGGCGCACTGACCGCTTCTATGGGCGGTTCGCGGAGTGTCTGGGCCAGCGGGGACATTCAGGCCTGGTCAGGGGGCTCCCGAAGTGTCTGGGCCAGCGGAGAATATTCATTTTTACCTCAAAACACGGCTCTGTGGACCAAGATCAACCTGCAAGCGGCTCAGGCGCTGGCCCCCAATCTGGGCGCAGGCGTCACGGTGGCCGTAATCGATACCGGCCTAGACTTGAATCACTCAGCCTTTCAGGGATCGCTGAGTGACCCATCCACTTGGTACGACTTCTACGCCGGTGACACTGTGCCGCAAGACGAGGGCACACTGGGCACCGGCGGCTACGGCCACGGCACCAACGTCGCAGGGATCGTGCTGCAAATTGCGTCTGGGGCCAAGATCATGCCGCTGCGGGTTCTGGGGCCAGACGGCTCCGGCGACGTGTCCGCCATCGCGCAGGCGATCTTGTGGGCAGCGGCCAAAGGAGCCAACATCATCAACTTGAGTCTCGGCAGCACCGAGAAATCCAAAGTTGTACAAGACGCCATCAATAAGGTCACTGCCAAGAATGTGATGGTCGTTTCCTCTGCGGGCAACGCCAACAGCAACAAGATCACTTATCCGGCGGCTTTGGCGGCTGATGACAACGCTGCTGATTTCTCTTTGAGTGTCGGCAGCGTCGACCTGAGCGACCGCAAGTCGAGCTTCTCGAACTATTCAGACAAACTCGAAGTGGTCGGCCCCGGCGAAAATGTCTACGCGCCCGCACCCGGCGAGCTGATGGCGGCTTGGAGCGGCACGTCGATGGCCGCGCCGATGGCTTCGGGTTCGCTGGCCTTGGCGCTGGGCCAGCCACTCAAGGTGCAGCTCAAAGATCTCGAAAACACCCTGATCAGTAGCGCCGACGACGTCTACGCCAACGATCTCAACAAAGCCTACAAAGGCAAGCTGGGCGAAAAGGGGCGGCTCAATCTGACGGCGTTCCTTAGAGCCAGCCTCAAGTAG
- the uvrA gene encoding excinuclease ABC subunit UvrA: MENPPQFSGFVEVRGAREHNLKDLSLRVPRDALVVFTGVSGSGKSSLAFGTLYAEAQRRYLESVSPYARRLFHQVGAPDVDAIEGLPPAVALQQQRGAPTARSSVGSVTTLSNLVRMLYSRAGTYPPGQGIVYAEGFSPNTPEGACPNCHGQGRVYQVTEASMVPDPSLTIRERTVAAWPLAWGGQNQRDILVSLGINVDLPWHELPPETREWILFSDEQPVVPVYPGLSPEETRRAVKRQLEPSYMGTFSSARRHVMHTFASTESAAMRRRVQTYMIAAECPVCHGKRLRPEALAVTFAGHDITEFSRLPLKQVSALLRPYAAGQENAQLAQDQPAQAIARQRLTEDLVARLAVLLDLGLGYLQLERSTPTLSPGELQRLRLATQLYSNLFGVVYVLDEPSAGLHPADTEALLTALSGLKAAGNSLFVVEHDLDVVRRADWLVDVGPGAGEQGGEILYSGPPEGLRNIKNSKTAEYLFRAASQEARQPRTPSGWLELNGVTRHNLNDLSVRFPLGVLTCVTGVSGSGKSTLVSQVLAETLAAHLGQGNVEQASGSHGSQDEEDLGDTQSPATTAHLGGDVAGLSRLVQVNQKPIGRTPRSNMATYTGLFDHVRKLFAATPLARQRGYGAGRFSFNVKGGRCEHCQGEGWVMVELLFLPSVYAPCPVCHGARYNAETLEVQERGRTIAEVLGMTVDTAWDFFKDDPAVFRSLDTLREVGLGYLRLGQPATELSGGEAQRIKLATELQRAGRGQTLYILDEPTTGLHPADVERLARQLERLVEAGHTVITVEHDMQLVVGSDWVIDVGPGAGDEGGRLVAQGTPQEVARTQSSRTAPYLALALGEAGLTDRLK; this comes from the coding sequence ATGGAAAATCCCCCTCAATTTTCCGGCTTCGTAGAGGTACGCGGAGCGCGGGAACACAACCTCAAAGACCTCTCGTTGCGGGTGCCGCGTGACGCGCTGGTGGTGTTCACTGGCGTGTCCGGCTCGGGCAAGTCCTCACTGGCCTTCGGAACGCTGTACGCCGAGGCGCAGCGGCGCTACCTCGAATCGGTCTCGCCGTACGCCCGCCGCCTGTTTCACCAAGTGGGCGCACCTGATGTGGACGCCATCGAGGGCCTGCCCCCCGCCGTAGCCTTACAGCAGCAGCGCGGCGCACCCACCGCCCGCTCCTCGGTGGGCAGCGTCACCACTCTGTCCAATCTGGTCAGGATGCTGTACTCGCGTGCCGGAACATATCCGCCGGGACAGGGCATCGTTTACGCTGAGGGCTTCTCGCCCAACACGCCCGAGGGAGCCTGCCCGAACTGTCACGGGCAGGGCCGGGTCTACCAGGTCACAGAAGCCTCGATGGTTCCCGATCCATCGCTGACCATCCGTGAGCGGACGGTGGCCGCTTGGCCGCTCGCCTGGGGGGGGCAGAACCAGCGCGACATCTTGGTGTCGCTGGGCATCAACGTTGACCTGCCGTGGCACGAACTGCCGCCCGAGACACGCGAGTGGATTTTGTTCAGTGATGAGCAGCCGGTGGTGCCGGTGTATCCAGGCCTGAGTCCTGAGGAAACCCGGCGGGCGGTGAAGCGCCAGCTCGAACCCAGCTATATGGGCACCTTCAGTAGCGCCCGGCGGCACGTGATGCACACTTTTGCCAGCACCGAGAGCGCGGCCATGAGACGCCGGGTGCAGACCTACATGATCGCGGCGGAGTGTCCAGTCTGCCACGGCAAACGGCTGCGACCGGAAGCGCTAGCGGTTACGTTCGCGGGCCACGACATCACCGAATTCTCGCGCCTGCCGCTCAAGCAGGTTTCTGCGTTGCTGCGCCCCTACGCCGCCGGTCAGGAGAACGCGCAACTCGCTCAAGACCAGCCCGCGCAGGCCATCGCCCGGCAGCGGCTGACTGAAGACCTGGTCGCCCGGCTGGCTGTGTTGCTGGACTTGGGGCTGGGGTACTTGCAACTGGAACGCTCGACCCCGACCCTCTCGCCCGGCGAACTACAGCGGCTGCGCTTAGCCACCCAGCTGTATTCCAACCTGTTCGGCGTGGTGTATGTGCTCGACGAGCCGTCCGCTGGGCTGCACCCCGCCGACACCGAGGCGTTGCTCACGGCACTGAGCGGTCTGAAGGCGGCGGGCAATTCACTGTTCGTCGTCGAGCATGATCTGGATGTGGTACGCCGCGCCGACTGGCTGGTGGATGTCGGGCCGGGAGCAGGGGAGCAGGGGGGCGAAATCCTCTACAGTGGGCCGCCAGAAGGGTTGCGGAACATAAAGAACTCCAAAACTGCCGAGTACCTCTTCAGGGCAGCTTCCCAAGAAGCGCGTCAGCCGCGCACGCCTTCTGGCTGGCTGGAACTGAACGGAGTGACGCGTCACAACCTGAACGATCTCAGCGTCCGGTTTCCGCTCGGAGTGCTGACCTGCGTGACCGGCGTCTCGGGTTCGGGCAAATCCACCCTGGTCAGTCAGGTGCTGGCCGAGACGCTGGCCGCCCACCTCGGTCAGGGAAACGTGGAGCAGGCCAGTGGGTCACATGGGTCACAAGATGAGGAAGACCTTGGAGACACCCAATCGCCCGCCACCACCGCACACCTGGGGGGCGATGTGGCTGGACTCTCACGGCTGGTACAGGTCAACCAAAAGCCGATTGGCCGCACGCCCAGAAGCAACATGGCGACCTACACCGGCTTGTTCGACCACGTCCGCAAGCTGTTCGCCGCCACCCCGCTGGCCCGGCAGCGCGGATACGGTGCGGGGCGATTTTCCTTCAACGTCAAGGGTGGGCGCTGCGAACACTGTCAGGGCGAGGGCTGGGTCATGGTCGAGCTGCTGTTCTTGCCCAGCGTGTACGCGCCGTGTCCGGTCTGCCACGGCGCGCGCTACAACGCCGAGACGCTGGAAGTGCAGGAGCGGGGCCGCACCATCGCCGAGGTGCTGGGCATGACGGTGGACACCGCTTGGGACTTCTTCAAGGATGACCCGGCGGTGTTCCGCAGCTTAGACACCCTGCGCGAGGTGGGGCTGGGCTACTTGCGGCTGGGGCAGCCCGCCACCGAACTCTCGGGCGGCGAGGCGCAGCGCATCAAGCTGGCCACCGAGTTGCAGCGTGCTGGACGGGGGCAAACGCTGTACATCTTGGATGAGCCCACCACTGGCCTGCACCCCGCCGACGTGGAGCGCTTAGCCCGCCAGCTTGAGCGGCTGGTCGAAGCCGGACACACCGTGATCACGGTGGAACACGATATGCAACTGGTCGTGGGCAGCGACTGGGTGATCGACGTCGGCCCCGGCGCAGGCGACGAGGGCGGCAGACTCGTGGCGCAGGGCACGCCCCAAGAAGTAGCGCGGACGCAGAGCAGCCGAACCGCGCCCTACTTGGCGCTGGCGCTCGGCGAAGCGGGGCTTACAGATCGTTTGAAGTGA
- the istB gene encoding IS21-like element helper ATPase IstB gives MLPHPITHQLRELKLDGMAQAVQEQQEQPQARELSFEERQTLLVDRELAHRDGRTTQRRLLAARLKVQAALEDVDTKHPRGLDSKLLRTLGEDLWIREKRGVIITGPTGVGKTFIGCALAHQACRKGYSAQYAQTGRLLQELILAKGDGRYLKLLAQLVKVQVLILDDWGLDTPSADGRRILLEILDDRYERGSTIITSQFPTTVWHENLGDPTLADAILDRVLHHAYRIELKGESLRRKDRKVTAVKPEVLD, from the coding sequence ATGCTGCCACACCCGATTACTCACCAACTTCGTGAACTCAAACTCGACGGGATGGCTCAGGCCGTTCAAGAACAGCAGGAGCAGCCCCAAGCGCGTGAACTCAGCTTCGAGGAGCGTCAGACGCTCCTCGTGGATCGGGAACTCGCCCACCGCGATGGCCGCACCACCCAGCGCCGCTTGCTCGCCGCCCGTCTCAAGGTCCAGGCCGCCCTGGAGGACGTCGATACCAAACACCCGCGCGGCCTGGACAGCAAGCTGCTGCGGACCCTCGGAGAGGATCTGTGGATCAGGGAGAAACGCGGAGTGATTATCACCGGTCCTACCGGGGTCGGCAAGACTTTCATCGGTTGCGCGCTGGCCCACCAGGCCTGCCGGAAGGGCTACAGCGCCCAGTACGCCCAGACTGGCCGACTGTTGCAGGAACTGATCCTGGCAAAGGGGGACGGACGGTATCTGAAGCTGCTGGCGCAACTTGTCAAAGTTCAGGTGTTGATCCTGGATGACTGGGGACTCGATACCCCGTCGGCGGATGGTCGACGCATTCTGCTCGAGATCCTGGACGACCGGTATGAACGCGGCTCAACCATCATCACGAGTCAATTCCCCACGACCGTCTGGCACGAGAACCTCGGTGATCCGACCCTAGCGGACGCGATCCTTGATCGCGTCCTGCATCACGCCTACCGTATCGAGCTCAAAGGAGAGAGTCTGAGAAGGAAAGACCGAAAAGTGACCGCAGTGAAGCCTGAAGTCCTAGACTGA